A single region of the Nicotiana sylvestris chromosome 6, ASM39365v2, whole genome shotgun sequence genome encodes:
- the LOC104244317 gene encoding Golgi apparatus membrane protein-like protein ECHIDNA encodes MDFNPPAGEDYAHPQICFFHVLFKAAALAFYILSALFVDSFVIIFVITVLLAALDFWVVKNVSGRILVGLRWWNEIDDNGESVWRFECLDQESMARMNKKDSWLFWWTLYLTAVAWFFLAIFSLIRFQADYLLVVGVCLTLSVANIVGFTRCRKDAKKQLQAFATQTLTSRFSSTLQSAFSVV; translated from the exons ATGGATTTTAACCCA CCTGCAGGGGAGGACTATGCGCACCCACAGATATGCTTTTTTCATGTGCTCTTCAAG GCAGCAGCACTAGCGTTTTATATTCTGTCAGCTCTATTTGTTGATAGTTTTGTTATCATCTTTGTGATAACTGTTCTTTTAGCTGCTCTTGACTTTTGGGTGGTTAAGAATGTGAGTGGGCGTATCCTGGTGGGTTTAAGATGGTGGAATGAAATAGATGATAATGGCGAGAGTGTGTGGAGATTTGAGTGCCTTGATCAAGAG TCAATGGCTCGCATGAACAAGAAGGATTCCTGGCTGTTCTGGTGGACTTTGTACCTAACA GCTGTTGCTTGGTTCTTTCTCGCGATATTCTCCCTCATTAGATTCCAAGCTGACTATCTTCTCGTTGTTGGAGTTTGCTTGACTCTCAGCGTCGCAAATATTGTTGGTTTTACTAGATGTCGCAAAG ATGCTAAGAAGCAGCTCCAAGCATTTGCAACCCAGACTCTTACTTCTCGATTCTCCTCTACTCTACAGTCGGCATTTAGTGTTGTTTGA